Proteins encoded by one window of Manihot esculenta cultivar AM560-2 chromosome 10, M.esculenta_v8, whole genome shotgun sequence:
- the LOC110624672 gene encoding putative disease resistance protein RGA3, with the protein MAEQIPFSIAENLLTKLTSIASEEINLVYGFKNDLRKLQTTLSTIKAILIDADEKQEESRAVKDWIRRLKEVVYDADDLLDDVATEGLRRKVEGQGRVVRKVCDFFSSSNQIAFRFKMSHRIKDVRERLDEVAKEMSDFGFIIRKEVGVDMRIKNSWRETDSFVLKSEIVGRDKDKEEIIKSLMCPVNQSNISVAAIVGFGGLGKTALAQLVFNDEKVVNYFDLKLWVCVSEESNVEMLVKLILKSATSKEVPNLSLEQLQIELRQCLEGKKYLLVLDDVWNINNRIWSQLRKYLMVGAIGSRILVTTRSTRVALAMGVDCPYALAGLTEDQSWDLFEMLAFREGTSRVNSNLIEIGKEIAKKCKGVPLAIRAIGGIMQLRSGESEWLSILENELWKVFESDSDIGPVLKLSYDDLPYHLKQCFAYCAMFPKDYKFDKEDLIQLWMAQGYIQSRSQSKDENLEEIGEGYFSELLFRSFFQKEKYCYKMHDLISDLAQSMAGDSCFVLDDNTKHVPNRIQHVFSGNLSFEECFKQLKNRGLRTLYCKYYGDKLSLNLDSIFSNCRSIRALSLRCNINKLPDSIGKLKHLRYLGLFWSHEISSLPNSICNLYNLQTLILEDCKRFEKLPTEMRKLICLRQLIITGCDRLEFMPLGLGRLTNLQTLSTFIVGTDEGRRSSSLNELNSLTQLRGTISITGLENVKNAALKSNQVNLKEKKHLHYLRLEWGDSDGGNSELLLDNLHPHPKLKRLDVNCYGGLRFSNWLSSITNLVDINLDKCPKCEHLPPLNNLPHLESLYLNQFDSLEYISDEDNLFSALSASTTTTFFPSLKILNIYFCRNLKGWWRTYMEAKMVPQFPCLSYLTISHCPNLTLMPTFPSLDMRLDLSYVSIRPLQWTLQMAAMASALPSASSSVTAPFSKLKTLRLQGIKNMEISDEDEHGIFKWLCLVSLRRLTLSNLSNLVSLPRELQYVTTLQRLSISSCSNLRALPDWIGNLTALENLNIDDCPELESLSRGMRQITTLQRLSIRGCPRLSERCGHNTAADWPNISHIPNVRIDERDIQKEGRYLL; encoded by the coding sequence atggctgaacaaatcccattCAGCATTGCAGAAAACTTATTAACAAAGTTGACCTCAATTGCTTCTGAAGAAATTAATTTGGTGTATGGCTTCAAAAATGATCTCAGGAAGCTTCAAACAACTCTCTCCACCATCAAAGCAATACTTATAGATGCTGATGAGAAGCAAGAGGAAAGCCGTGCAGTGAAGGACTGGATAAGGAGGCTTAAAGAGGTTGTCTACGATGCAGATGACTTGTTGGATGACGTAGCCACTGAAGGTTTGCGAAGAAAGGTTGAAGGTCAGGGAAGAGTGGTTAGGAAGGTATGCGACTTCTTTTCTTCCTCAAATCAAATTGCATTTCGTTTCAAGATGAGTCATAGAATTAAAGATGTTAGAGAGAGGCTAGATGAAGTCGCCAAAGAAATGTCTGACTTTGGCTTTATAATAAGGAAGGAAGTTGGAGTAGATATGCGAATAAAGAATAGTTGGAGGGAGACAGACTCCTTTGTATTGAAATCAGAAATTGTAGGAAGAGATAAGGATAAGGAGGAGATCATAAAATCATTGATGTGTCCAGTGAATCAAAGCAATATTTCTGTAGCTGCAATTGTTGGGTTTGGTGGCTTGGGAAAGACTGCACTTGCCCAGTTAGTGTTTAATGATGAGAAAGTGGtgaattattttgatttgaagttatggGTATGTGTTTCTGAGGAGTCAAATGTTGAAATGCTAGTTAAACTCATCCTTAAAAGTGCAACTAGTAAGGAAGTGCCCAACTTATCTCTGGAACAATTACAAATCGAACTTAGACAATGTTTAGAAGGCAAAAAGTACTTGTTGGTGTTGGATGATGTGTGGAATATAAACAATAGGATTTGGAGTCAATTGAGGAAATATTTGATGGTTGGTGCCATAGGAAGTAGAATTTTAGTAACTACTCGTAGCACACGAGTTGCTTTAGCTATGGGTGTAGACTGTCCATATGCTCTAGCGGGTCTAACAGAAGATCAATCATGGGATCTATTTGAGATGCTAGCATTTAGAGAGGGAACAAGTAGAGTGAATTCAAATCTAATAGAAATTGGGAAAGAAATTGCAAAGAAGTGCAAAGGAGTTCCACTAGCAATTAGAGCTATAGGAGGCATAATGCAACTAAGAAGTGGTGAAAGTGAATGGTTGTCTATCCTAGAAAATGAGTTGTGGAAGGTCTTTGAGAGTGATAGTGATATTGGTCCAGTGTTGAAATTGAGTTATGATGACTTACCATATCATTTAAAGCAGTGCTTTGCATACTGCGCAATGTTTCCTAAAGATTATAAGTTTGATAAGGaggatttaattcaattatggATGGCACAAGGCTATATTCAATCTCGGAGTCAAAGTAAAGATGAAAATTTAGAggagattggggaaggatactTCAGTGAATTGTTATTTAGGTCATTTTTCCAAAAGGAGAAGTACTGTTATAAAATGCATGACCTTATCAGTGACCTTGCACAGTCAATGGCAGGAGATAGTTGTTTTGTACTTGATGATAATACTAAACATGTTCCTAATAGAATCCAACATGTGTTTTCTGGAAATTTGTCTTTTGAGGAATGTTTCAAGCAGCTAAAAAATAGAGGATTGAGGACACTGTATTGTAAGTATTATGGTGATAAGTTAAGCTTGAATTTAGATAGTATCTTTTCAAATTGTAGGAGCATACGTGCTTTGAGTTTAAGATGCAATATCAATAAATTGCCAGATTCAATTGGAAAGTTGAAACACTTGAGGTATCTTGGATTGTTTTGGAGTCATGAAATCAGTTCACTTCCAAACTCTATTTGCAATTTGTATAATTTGCAAACTCTAATACTCGAGGACTGTAAGCGTTTTGAAAAATTACCAACTGAAATGAGGAAATTGATTTGTCTCAGACAACTTATTATTACGGGTTGTGATAGGCTTGAATTCATGCCATTGGGATTGGGGAGATTAACAAATCTGCAGACTTTATCAACTTTCATTGTGGGAACTGATGAAGGAAGGAGATCTTCCTCATTGAATGAGTTGAATAGCCTAACCCAGCTTAGAGGTACAATCTCCATTACAGGACTTGAAAATGTGAAAAATGCTGCATTGAAGTCCAACCAAGTAAATCTCAAGGAAAAGAAGCACCTTCACTACTTGAGATTGGAATGGGGAGATAGCGATGGTGGAAATAGTGAGTTGCTGTTGGATAATCTACACCCTCACCCGAAATTGAAACGCTTGGATGTTAATTGCTATGGAGGTTTGAGGTTTTCAAATTGGCTTTCTTCTATCACAAATCTTGTCGatattaatttagataaatGTCCAAAATGTGAGCATCTGCCACCGTTGAACAATCTGCCTCATTTGGAATCTCTCTATCTTAATCAGTTTGATTCTCTGGAGTACATATCAGatgaagataatttattttctgcTTTATCTGCATCAACAACAACAACATTCTTTCCATCCCTAAAGATTCTTAACATTTACTTTTGCCGTAATCTGAAAGGGTGGTGGAGAACATATATGGAAGCTAAGATGGTGCCTCAATTTCCTTGTCTTTCTTACTTAACAATATCACATTGCCCTAACTTGACTTTAATGCCAACATTTCCATCTCTGGACATGAGGCTTGATCTTTCCTATGTCAGCATAAGACCATTGCAGTGGACATTGCAGATGGCTGCAATGGCTTCTGCATTACcatcagcctcttcttcagttaCTGCTCCTTTTTCCAAATTAAAGACTTTGAGGTTACAGGGTATTAAGAATATGGAAATTAGTGATGAGGATGAACATGGGATATTTAAATGGCTATGTCTTGTTAGTCTACGACGTCTCACTCTTTCTAATCTATCAAATCTGGTGTCTCTACCAAGGGAACTTCAATATGTTACCACATTGCAGCGTCTCTCTATCAGCAGCTGTTCTAATTTGAGGGCTTTGCCTGATTGGATAGGCAACCTCACAGCACTTGAAAATCTAAATATTGATGACTGCCCTGAATTGGAATCGCTATCAAGAGGAATGCGTCAAATCACCACTTTACAACGATTGAGTATTAGAGGTTGCCCCCGTTTGTCTGAAAGATGCGGACACAATACTGCTGCAGATTGGCCCAATATTTCTCACATTCCAAATGTTCGGATAGATGAACGTGATATTCAAAAAGAAGGCCGATATTTATTGTAA